One stretch of Lucilia cuprina isolate Lc7/37 chromosome 6, ASM2204524v1, whole genome shotgun sequence DNA includes these proteins:
- the LOC111684260 gene encoding uncharacterized protein LOC111684260, which translates to MCYDCNSEYDGRCGDPFDPYSIGEVNCSKQEPREHLKDKYKPILCRKTVQRVYGKVRIVRGCGYIPDERTDDNECLKRSGTHDVQALYCACTTDLCNHAASTLNNNNNNYLIHLMPYTVAALFIMFSCQRINFHLKQNS; encoded by the exons ATGTGTTACGACTGTAATAGTGAATATGATGGACGTTGCGGTGATCCATTCGATCCTTATTCAATAGGTGAAGTCAACTGTAGTAAACAGGAACCACGTGAACATCTCAAGGATAAGTATAAACCAATTTTATGCCGTAAAACTGTACAAAGGG TTTATGGCAAGGTGCGTATTGTTAGAGGTTGCGGTTATATACCCGATGAACGTACCGACGATAACGAATGCCTGAAACGTTCGGGTACCCATGATGTACAGGCTTTGTATTGTGCCTGCACCACTGATTTATGCAATCATGCTGCAtcaacattaaataataataataataattatttaattcatttaatgcCCTACACAGTAGCTGCCCTCTTTATAATGTTTTCGTGTCAAcgtattaattttcatttaaaacaaaattcataa
- the LOC111684259 gene encoding zingipain-2-like: protein MSLNPFSDMDLKEMQQSYMGLKMPENFQEILQNATLYQAPIKQRSGLPTHVDWRDSGAITPVKDQKSCGSCWAFASVAALEAHYYLKYQQTVILSEQNLVDCVTENWGCTGGWMIPSFQYVTINNGINPELVYPYEAVDGACRHQYNKGPINKAYIAISPDNEEHLQLAVALNGPVAVAIQANNNFMNYKSGVYDDPDCSKIANHAVLVVGYGTENGKDYWLIKNSWSSYWGDNGYIKMARNKNNQCAIARYASYPVF, encoded by the exons ATGTCCCTGAATCCTTTTAGCGATATGGATTTAAAAGAAATGCAACAGTCATATATGGGCTTAAAAATGCCGGAAAA ttttcaagaaatattGCAAAATGCAACACTCTACCAAGCTCCCATAAAGCAACGTTCAGGTTTACCCACTCATGTTGATTGGCGTGACAGTGGTGCCATTACACCCGTAAAAGATCAAAAATCTTGTGGTTCCTGTTGGGCTTTTGCCAGTGTGGCGGCTTTGGAGGctcattattatttgaaataccAACAGACTGTTATCTTAAGTGAACAAAATTTAGTAGATTGTGTTACAGAGAATTGGGGCTGTACTGGTGGTTGGATGATACCCAGTTTTCAATATGTAACAATAAATAATGGCATTAATCCAGAATTAGTTTATCCCTATGAAGCCGTTGATGGTGCCTGCCGTCACCAGTACAATAAGGGTCCTATAAATAAGGCATATATTGCTATAAGTCCCGATAATGAAGAACACTTACAACTTGCTGTAGCTCTAAATGGTCCTGTGGCCGTAGCCATTCAggcaaataataatttcatgAATTATAAAAGTGGTGTGTACGATGATCCCGATTGTAGTAAAATCGCTAATCATGCAGTTTTGGTGGTGGGTTATGGCACAGAAAATGGCAAGGATTATTGGTTGATTAAGAATTCATGGAGTTCATATTGGGGTGACAATGGTTATATTAAAATGGCTCGTAATAAGAATAATCAGTGTGCAATTGCTAGGTATGCTTCGTATCCAGTGTTTTAA
- the LOC111684261 gene encoding uncharacterized protein LOC111684261, with the protein MKLFILLLSFCCLAAALQEAQIKEQWLRFKSKYGKKYRNALEDSQRFVKFKKNLLKIKQHNQRYEQGLESYEMSLNPFTDMDMKEVQQTYMGFKMPENSQELLQNATFYQPPLKQRFGLPTHVDWRDRGAITPVKDQKACGSCWAFASVAALEAHYYIKHKENILLSEQNLVDCVTENWGCDGGWMIPSFQYVTINNGINPESVYPYEAVDGVCRHQYNKGPINKAYVAISPDNEEHLQLAVALNGPVAVAIQANNNFMNYKSGVFDDPDCSKIANHAVLVVGYGTENGKDYWLIKNSWSSYWGDNGYIKMARNKNNQCAIARYASYPVVIFKRKMQLKLLILLLLSVYCLEATLLESFVQKHWSDFKHNYGKKYRSRGENNKSFQNFKRNLQIISEHNERFVQGLETYKMSINPFTDKDLQEMETSYMGLKISESFRLFSNKQMFLNTPQYSASNNKKKIPPLAKDWRDEGAISAVKDQEACGSCWAFSSTGALEAKYFLKYNKSIVLSEQNLIDCVTENWGCEGGWMIPCFDYVHYNEGINPETQYPYEANNGECRFNSNFIAATCTGYQTIRQNDEQHLLEAVASEGPVSVAIAVNSKFMFYDGGIYDDVDCSQLVNHAVLVVGYGTENGQDYWLVKNSWSSQWGDGGYIKMARNKNNQCAIAKYASYPVV; encoded by the exons atgaaattgtttatattactATTGAGTTTTTGCTGTTTGGCTGCAGCCTTACAGGAGGCGCAAATAAAGGAGCAGTGGTTAAGATTCAAAAGCAAATATGGCAAAAAGTATCGTAACGCTTTGGAGGATAGCCAACGTTTTGtgaagtttaagaaaaatctaCTTAAAATAAAGCAACACAACCAGCGTTATGAGCAGGGCTTGGAAAGCTATGAAATGTCCCTGAATCCTTTTACCGATATGGATATGAAAGAAGTGCAACAGACATATATGGGATTTAAAATGCCGGAAaa TTCTCAAGAATTATTGCAAAATGCTACTTTCTACCAACCTCCCTTAAAACAACGTTTTGGTTTACCTACTCATGTGGATTGGCGTGATCGCGGTGCTATAACTCCCGTCAAAGATCAAAAGGCCTGTGGTTCCTGTTGGGCTTTTGCCAGTGTGGCGGCATTGGAGGctcattattatataaaacacaaGGAGAATATTTTGCTAAGTGAACAAAACTTAGTGGATTGTGTTACGGAGAATTGGGGTTGTGATGGTGGTTGGATGATACCCAGTTTTCAATATGTAACAATAAATAATGGCATTAATCCAGAATCAGTTTATCCCTATGAAGCCGTTGATGGTGTCTGCCGTCACCAGTACAATAAGGGTCCTATAAATAAGGCATATGTTGCTATAAGTCCCGATAATGAAGAACACTTACAACTTGCTGTAGCTCTAAATGGACCTGTTGCCGTAGCCATTCaggcaaataataattttatgaattatAAAAGTGGTGTTTTCGACGATCCCGATTGTAGTAAAATCGCTAATCATGCAGTTTTGGTGGTGGGTTATGGCACAGAAAATGGCAAGGATTATTGGTTGATTAAGAATTCATGGAGTTCATATTGGGGTGACAATGGTTATATTAAAATGGCTCGTAATAAGAATAATCAGTGTGCAATTGCTAGGTATGCTTCGTATCCAGT tgttattttcaaaagaaaaatgcagttaaaattattaattttattattattaagtgTTTACTGCCTTGAGGCGACTTTATTGGAATCGTTTGTACAAAAACACTGGTccgattttaaacataattatggtAAAAAATATCGTAGCCGAggggaaaataataaaagttttcaaaactttaaaagaaatttgcaaATAATAAGTGAACATAATGAACGTTTTGTTCAAGGTTTAGAAACCTACAAAATGTCAATTAATCCATTTACCGATAAGGATTTACAAGAAATGGAAACTTCCTATATGGGTCTTAAAATAAGTGAAAG ttTTCGATTATTTAGTAATAAACAAATGTTTCTTAATACGCCCCAATACTCCGCCTCCAACAATAAGAAAAAGATACCACCTTTAGCTAAGGATTGGCGTGATGAGGGAGCCATTAGCGCCGTCAAGGATCAAGAGGCTTGTGGTTCTTGTTGGGCTTTTTCCAGTACTGGTGCCTTAGAGGctaaatatttcttgaaatacAATAAATCTATAGTGCTAAGTGAACAAAATCTAATCGATTGTGTTACAGAAAATTGGGGCTGTGAAGGTGGTTGGATGATTCCCTGTTTTGATTATGTTCATTATAATGAAGGCATTAATCCTGAAACACAATATCCTTATGAAGCCAACAATGGTGAATGTCGATTTAATTCCAATTTTATAGCTGCTACTTGTACAGGCTATCAGACTATACGTCAAAATGATGAACAGCATTTGTTGGAGGCTGTGGCCTCGGAGGGACCTGTTTCAGTTGCCATTGCTGTTAacagtaaatttatgttttatgatGGTGGTATTTATGATGATGTCGACTGTTCACAATTGGTTAATCATGCAGTTTTAGTAGTGGGTTATGGTACCGAAAATGGCCAAGACTATTGGTTGGTAAAAAATTCCTGGAGCTCACAATGGGGTGATGGGGGTTATATTAAAATGGCGCGTAATAAGAATAACCAATGTGCTATAGCTAAATATGCCTCATATCCGGTGGTATaa